Proteins encoded within one genomic window of Gloeobacter kilaueensis JS1:
- the cobT gene encoding nicotinate mononucleotide-dependent phosphoribosyltransferase CobT yields MVIYSFDPAAGRRWIAALAGVRPAFACVLGFTATCLIPGISAAGLTPEARRSTAAGDALMLLRGETSRLPTAPEGYPSPVIISRAVVELLDLPVWVLDAGLVESCSGAVDLGGAPARCLSSGSALDLAVVEHLFEQGLHWGERLASAGDYLAIGECVAGGTTSALAVLCALGYEADGLVNSSHPTCNHDQKRALVEQARARACLSPSASALEMLAALGDPAQPVIAGMAIAASGRGPVLLAGGTQMLAIAAVAQHLAEQNGLFWRADRIAVGTTRWVASDPSADAALLAQRIGVVPLIASELNFACSRFAGLRAYERGYVKEGVGAGGLAIAAELAGLGQERLLERIEQLLVKALTPAVQ; encoded by the coding sequence ATGGTGATCTACAGCTTCGATCCGGCTGCGGGCCGGCGGTGGATAGCGGCACTGGCAGGAGTCCGGCCTGCCTTTGCCTGTGTGCTGGGCTTTACTGCCACCTGCCTCATCCCCGGCATCTCGGCGGCGGGGCTCACCCCCGAGGCGCGCCGCTCCACGGCGGCGGGCGACGCGCTGATGCTTTTGAGGGGCGAAACGAGCCGGCTTCCCACCGCTCCAGAAGGGTACCCCTCGCCGGTGATCATCAGCCGTGCGGTCGTCGAACTGCTCGATCTGCCCGTCTGGGTATTGGATGCGGGGCTGGTGGAGTCCTGCAGTGGGGCGGTCGATCTGGGTGGTGCGCCGGCGCGCTGCCTCAGCAGCGGCTCCGCCCTCGATCTTGCGGTCGTGGAGCATCTTTTTGAGCAGGGATTGCACTGGGGGGAGCGCCTCGCTTCTGCGGGCGATTATCTGGCGATCGGCGAGTGCGTCGCCGGGGGCACGACGAGCGCTCTCGCGGTGCTCTGCGCCCTGGGTTACGAGGCAGACGGCCTGGTCAACAGTTCCCATCCCACCTGCAACCACGATCAAAAGCGCGCCCTGGTGGAGCAGGCCCGCGCCCGCGCCTGCTTGAGCCCTTCTGCTTCTGCCCTGGAGATGCTTGCGGCGCTGGGGGATCCGGCCCAGCCGGTCATTGCCGGGATGGCGATTGCCGCCAGTGGCCGGGGGCCGGTTCTCCTCGCCGGTGGCACCCAGATGCTGGCGATTGCGGCGGTAGCCCAGCACCTGGCAGAGCAAAATGGACTCTTCTGGCGGGCGGACCGCATCGCTGTCGGTACGACCCGCTGGGTGGCTTCCGACCCGAGCGCCGACGCGGCCCTGCTTGCTCAGCGCATCGGCGTCGTGCCCCTTATCGCAAGCGAGCTGAATTTTGCTTGCTCGCGCTTTGCGGGCTTACGCGCCTACGAGCGGGGCTACGTCAAGGAGGGCGTCGGTGCCGGTGGCCTCGCCATCGCCGCCGAACTGGCCGGTCTCGGGCAGGAGCGCCTGCTGGAGCGCATCGAGCAGCTGCTTGTAAAAGCGCTTACCCCGGCAGTGCAATAA
- the ntcA gene encoding global nitrogen regulator NtcA codes for MNWDDPFASLFRQAENGGQFPPVVEHYDRGKTIFFPGDPAVRVYFLKRGAVKLSRVYEHGEEITVALLRENSVFGVLSLITGHRSDRFYHAVAFTPVDLIAVGVEQMERIILEDPDISKLLFQGLASRILQTEMMIETLAHRDMGSRLESFLLILCRDFGLPTKDGVTIDLRLSHQAIAEAIGSTRVTITRLLGDLRKKKLISISKKRITVHDPIKLGQRFA; via the coding sequence GTGAATTGGGACGACCCGTTCGCCAGTTTGTTTCGCCAGGCAGAAAATGGCGGTCAATTTCCGCCGGTTGTCGAACACTACGATCGGGGCAAGACGATCTTTTTTCCCGGCGATCCGGCGGTGCGCGTCTACTTTCTCAAGCGCGGTGCGGTCAAGCTCTCGCGCGTCTACGAGCACGGCGAGGAGATCACCGTTGCCCTGCTGCGCGAAAATAGTGTTTTCGGTGTTCTTTCACTGATCACGGGCCACCGCTCCGATCGCTTTTACCACGCCGTTGCCTTTACACCGGTGGACCTGATTGCCGTCGGCGTCGAGCAGATGGAGCGGATCATCCTCGAAGATCCGGATATTTCAAAGTTGCTCTTCCAGGGTCTGGCTTCGCGCATTCTCCAGACCGAGATGATGATCGAAACCCTCGCCCACCGCGACATGGGTTCGCGCCTCGAAAGCTTCCTGCTCATTCTCTGCCGCGACTTTGGTCTGCCGACCAAAGACGGTGTGACGATCGACCTCAGACTCTCGCACCAGGCGATCGCCGAAGCGATCGGTTCGACGCGGGTGACGATCACCCGGCTGCTGGGGGATCTGCGCAAGAAAAAATTGATCTCGATCAGCAAAAAACGGATTACCGTCCACGACCCGATCAAACTCGGCCAGCGCTTTGCGTAG
- the atpA gene encoding F0F1 ATP synthase subunit alpha translates to MVFSIRPDEISSVIRDQIQKYNNELQVSNVGTVLQVGDGIARVYGLEKCAASELLEFEDGTIGIALNLEEDNVGAVLMGEGVHIQEGSTVRATGRIAQIPVGPAFLGRVVDALARPIDGKGDISAADTRLLESPAPGIIKRKSVYEPLATGITAIDAMIPIGRGQRELIIGDRQTGKTTIAVDTILNQKGKGVICVYVAIGQKASTVAQIVEVLRSRGALEYTIIVAANANDPAALQYLAPYTGCTLGEYAMYNGIDLPGYNQKVNSALLVYDDLSKQAVAYRQMSLLLRRPPGREAYPGDVFYLHSRLLERAAKLSPDLGEGSLTALPIIETQAGDVSAYIPTNVISITDGQIFLDSGLFNSGLRPAIDAGISVSRVGSAAQTKAMKKVAGKLKLELAQFAELEAFSQFASDLDKATQAQLARGQRLREILKQPQYSPLLVAQQVAIIYAATSGYLDDIAVKDIGPFKAQFLAYLDKSAPDYGSEVGNSQQLTDKAVEILKKAIADFKSTFKKSA, encoded by the coding sequence ATGGTATTCAGCATTCGACCGGACGAGATCAGCTCCGTCATCCGCGATCAAATCCAGAAGTACAACAACGAATTGCAGGTCAGCAACGTCGGCACCGTCCTGCAGGTAGGAGACGGCATCGCCCGCGTCTATGGCCTCGAAAAGTGCGCCGCTTCCGAGTTGCTCGAATTTGAGGACGGCACGATCGGCATCGCCCTCAACCTCGAAGAGGACAACGTCGGCGCGGTACTGATGGGCGAGGGTGTCCATATTCAAGAAGGCTCCACCGTGCGCGCCACGGGCCGCATCGCCCAGATTCCGGTGGGACCGGCCTTTTTGGGCCGTGTCGTCGATGCCCTTGCCCGGCCCATCGACGGCAAGGGCGACATCAGCGCCGCCGATACGCGATTGCTCGAATCGCCCGCTCCCGGCATCATCAAGCGCAAGTCGGTCTATGAACCCCTCGCCACCGGCATCACTGCCATCGACGCGATGATTCCGATTGGCCGGGGCCAGCGCGAGCTGATTATCGGCGACCGCCAGACCGGCAAGACGACGATCGCGGTCGATACCATCCTTAATCAGAAGGGCAAGGGCGTCATCTGCGTCTACGTCGCCATCGGTCAAAAAGCCTCCACCGTCGCCCAGATCGTCGAAGTTTTGCGCTCGCGCGGTGCCCTCGAATACACGATCATCGTCGCCGCCAACGCCAACGACCCGGCGGCCCTCCAGTACCTCGCCCCCTACACCGGCTGTACTCTGGGTGAGTACGCGATGTACAACGGCATCGACCTGCCGGGCTACAACCAAAAAGTCAACTCTGCCCTGCTGGTCTACGACGACCTCTCCAAGCAGGCAGTCGCCTACCGGCAGATGTCGCTATTGTTGCGCCGTCCCCCTGGCCGCGAAGCCTATCCGGGCGATGTCTTCTACCTGCACTCGCGCCTGCTCGAACGCGCCGCCAAGCTCAGTCCCGACTTAGGCGAAGGTTCGCTCACGGCTTTGCCCATCATCGAAACCCAGGCAGGCGATGTGTCGGCCTACATCCCGACCAACGTCATCTCGATCACCGACGGCCAGATCTTCCTCGACTCGGGCCTCTTTAACTCGGGCCTGCGCCCGGCGATCGATGCCGGTATCTCCGTCTCCCGCGTCGGCAGCGCCGCCCAGACCAAGGCGATGAAAAAAGTGGCCGGCAAGCTCAAGCTCGAACTCGCCCAGTTCGCCGAACTCGAAGCCTTCAGCCAGTTCGCCTCGGACCTTGACAAGGCGACCCAGGCCCAGCTTGCCCGTGGCCAGCGCCTGCGCGAGATCCTCAAGCAGCCCCAGTACTCGCCGCTTCTGGTGGCCCAGCAGGTGGCGATCATCTACGCTGCCACCAGCGGCTACCTCGACGATATCGCCGTCAAGGACATCGGGCCTTTTAAGGCACAGTTTCTCGCTTACCTCGACAAGAGTGCCCCCGACTACGGCAGCGAAGTCGGCAACAGCCAGCAGCTCACCGACAAGGCGGTCGAGATCCTCAAAAAAGCGATCGCCGACTTCAAGAGCACCTTCAAGAAGTCAGCCTGA
- the atpH gene encoding ATP synthase F1 subunit delta, translating into MQKDSEQIALRYAEALKDLGLSEEGLLDEFGRTTEALLEVLDANPELERLLATPLVSLADKKRVLAQIFEGKVHPYVLNFLQLLVDRRRIGFLRPICNQFQILLRKLQQVTLAEVISAVPLSQEQQEALLARIQTRTSARRVELRTRINPELLGGMIIKIGDEIIDASLRGQLRKLTLQLTLS; encoded by the coding sequence ATGCAAAAAGATTCCGAACAGATTGCCCTGCGCTACGCCGAGGCGCTCAAGGATCTGGGCCTCTCCGAGGAGGGACTGCTCGACGAGTTCGGCAGGACCACCGAGGCTCTTCTTGAGGTGCTGGACGCCAACCCCGAACTGGAGCGGTTGCTCGCGACGCCCCTGGTGTCGCTCGCCGACAAAAAGCGCGTCCTCGCCCAGATCTTCGAGGGCAAGGTCCATCCCTACGTGCTCAACTTTTTGCAGTTGCTGGTCGATAGGCGGCGGATCGGCTTCTTGCGCCCCATCTGCAACCAGTTCCAGATTTTGTTGCGCAAGCTCCAGCAGGTCACCCTGGCTGAGGTGATCTCAGCCGTTCCCTTGAGCCAAGAGCAACAGGAGGCGCTGCTTGCGCGCATCCAGACCCGCACCAGCGCCCGGCGCGTCGAATTGCGCACGCGCATCAACCCGGAGTTGCTCGGTGGCATGATTATTAAGATCGGCGATGAAATCATCGACGCCAGCCTGCGCGGCCAGTTGCGCAAGCTCACCCTGCAGCTCACACTTTCTTGA
- a CDS encoding F0F1 ATP synthase subunit B, which yields MSLLAPLLAQVEIPEHRFGLNLDLLNTNLLNIVIVFGLLFWLGRGYLGRILGERRAEIESSIREVEDRGRQAEQELVVARNNLSTAQAQAQQILAEARTNAERVRTQVLDQAQADIARIRDSIEQDLQSEQQRALAQVRLQVIRDALSRLQQRLPGELDEQTQRRLLDQSIQLLD from the coding sequence ATGAGTCTACTGGCTCCGCTGCTGGCCCAGGTGGAGATTCCCGAGCACCGCTTCGGCCTCAACCTTGACCTGCTCAACACCAACCTCCTCAACATCGTCATCGTCTTTGGCCTCCTGTTCTGGTTAGGCCGGGGCTACCTGGGCCGCATCCTGGGCGAACGGCGCGCTGAGATCGAAAGCAGCATCCGCGAAGTCGAGGACCGGGGCCGTCAGGCCGAGCAGGAACTGGTCGTTGCCCGCAACAACCTCTCGACAGCCCAGGCCCAGGCCCAGCAAATTCTGGCCGAGGCGCGCACCAACGCCGAGCGCGTCCGTACCCAGGTTCTCGATCAGGCCCAGGCTGACATTGCCCGCATCCGCGACAGCATCGAGCAGGATCTCCAGAGCGAGCAGCAGCGCGCCCTGGCCCAGGTGCGCCTGCAGGTGATCCGCGACGCCCTCTCAAGGCTGCAGCAGCGCCTGCCGGGCGAACTCGACGAGCAGACCCAGCGCCGCCTGCTCGATCAAAGCATCCAGCTACTCGATTAA
- a CDS encoding F0F1 ATP synthase subunit B' translates to MSTLFDPGWLIAPALLAEAGSEATSGGLFDFGGTLLLQIVQFLVLMVLLNAFFYRPISRVVEERSEYIRSNATSAQRRFDEAKALAEQYEQELRTVRLEAQQVIAKAEAEAQQIRAQQVSQAQAEAQSRIDAARAELDSQKQRALSSLASEVEAISRSLGDKLLNATGGRRGL, encoded by the coding sequence GTGAGTACGCTCTTTGATCCAGGCTGGCTAATCGCCCCTGCCCTGCTGGCGGAGGCTGGCAGCGAAGCAACCTCCGGCGGACTGTTCGACTTTGGTGGCACGCTGCTTTTGCAGATTGTCCAGTTTCTCGTCTTGATGGTGCTGCTCAACGCTTTTTTTTACCGCCCGATCTCGCGGGTGGTCGAGGAGCGCAGCGAGTACATCCGCTCGAACGCCACCAGTGCCCAGCGGCGCTTTGACGAGGCCAAGGCCCTCGCCGAGCAGTACGAGCAGGAGTTGCGCACGGTCCGCCTCGAAGCCCAGCAGGTGATTGCCAAAGCCGAAGCCGAGGCCCAGCAGATCCGCGCCCAGCAGGTGTCCCAGGCCCAGGCCGAAGCGCAATCGCGCATCGACGCTGCCCGCGCTGAGCTTGACAGCCAGAAGCAGCGCGCCCTCTCAAGCCTCGCCTCCGAGGTCGAGGCGATAAGCCGCAGCCTGGGGGACAAGCTCCTGAACGCCACCGGCGGCAGGAGGGGGCTATGA
- the atpE gene encoding ATP synthase F0 subunit C, protein MNPASIIAAASVIGAGLAVGLAAIGPGIGQGIAASKAAEGIARQPEVEGRIRGTLLLSLAFMESLTIYGLLIAIVLIFANPFKG, encoded by the coding sequence ATGAACCCCGCCTCAATTATTGCTGCTGCCTCGGTTATCGGTGCCGGTCTGGCCGTTGGTCTGGCGGCGATCGGCCCCGGCATCGGCCAGGGTATCGCTGCCAGCAAAGCCGCCGAAGGTATTGCCCGCCAGCCCGAGGTCGAAGGCCGCATTCGCGGTACGCTGCTCCTCTCGCTCGCCTTCATGGAAAGCTTGACGATCTATGGTCTACTCATCGCCATCGTCTTGATCTTCGCCAACCCCTTCAAGGGCTGA
- the atpB gene encoding F0F1 ATP synthase subunit A, with product MKLALETLTLADVEVGKHLVWNLGPLTVHGETMLTTWIVIAVLLAATFFGTRKLQRVPVGYQNFLEYVYDFLASIARDQIGEKEYRKWLPLVGTIFLFVFLSNWLGQLPLKLVHLPEGELASPTNDINTTVGLALIALVAYLFAGIRKSGVGYFKHYLESPILAAVWVLEFFTRPLSLSIRLFGNILAEELVVGVLVLLVPILVPAPLMVLFLFTGAIQALVFATLAASYIGEAVEDHHAEHE from the coding sequence ATGAAGTTGGCGCTTGAAACCTTGACACTCGCCGACGTCGAAGTTGGCAAGCATCTTGTCTGGAACCTCGGGCCACTCACGGTTCACGGCGAGACGATGCTCACCACCTGGATCGTGATTGCGGTCCTGCTCGCTGCGACTTTCTTTGGAACGCGCAAGTTGCAGCGGGTGCCGGTGGGTTATCAAAATTTCCTCGAGTACGTCTACGACTTTCTCGCAAGCATCGCCCGCGACCAGATCGGCGAAAAAGAATATCGCAAGTGGCTGCCGCTGGTGGGCACGATCTTCTTGTTTGTCTTTTTGTCGAACTGGCTGGGGCAGTTGCCCCTCAAGCTCGTCCACCTGCCGGAGGGCGAACTGGCATCGCCTACCAACGACATCAACACCACCGTCGGTCTGGCTCTGATCGCCCTGGTAGCCTACCTGTTCGCCGGTATCCGCAAGTCCGGCGTCGGCTACTTCAAGCACTACCTTGAGTCGCCGATTCTGGCGGCTGTCTGGGTACTCGAATTTTTTACCCGGCCCCTCTCGCTCAGCATTCGTCTATTTGGCAACATTCTTGCTGAGGAGCTGGTGGTCGGTGTACTCGTCTTGCTGGTGCCGATTCTGGTACCGGCTCCTCTGATGGTCCTGTTCTTGTTTACAGGCGCTATCCAGGCTCTGGTCTTTGCAACGCTCGCTGCTTCTTATATCGGTGAGGCTGTCGAGGACCATCACGCGGAGCACGAGTAA
- a CDS encoding ATP synthase subunit I, whose amino-acid sequence MVSELQADGSQPGAAEDPLAEYKALKRRIYLTTMAIAAAAFAIVLVTYSFNTALSYLVGAASGLLYLRMLDRSVSGIGAAGGKVGSFGRIGVFAAVMILVIKSGTLQILPAFFGFLTVKAAILFDTLRTLYGEGNWAGTRRIGG is encoded by the coding sequence ATGGTGAGCGAGTTGCAGGCCGACGGGTCACAGCCGGGGGCAGCGGAGGATCCATTAGCTGAGTACAAGGCCCTCAAGCGCAGAATTTATCTGACAACGATGGCTATTGCAGCGGCGGCGTTTGCGATTGTTCTTGTCACCTACTCGTTCAACACAGCGCTCAGTTATCTGGTTGGAGCCGCGAGCGGCCTTCTTTATCTGCGGATGCTCGATCGCAGCGTCAGCGGCATCGGTGCTGCGGGTGGCAAGGTGGGTTCCTTTGGCCGCATCGGCGTCTTTGCGGCGGTGATGATCCTGGTGATCAAATCCGGAACCCTGCAGATTCTGCCGGCATTTTTTGGCTTTTTGACGGTCAAGGCGGCGATTTTGTTCGACACGCTGCGCACGCTGTATGGCGAGGGCAACTGGGCCGGCACTCGGAGGATAGGTGGATGA
- a CDS encoding Npun_F0494 family protein — protein sequence MDFQQQTIERAERAIRLGAILPAGLVPMAERSVAAAELAGRSGLQLGYTRQALSAAAVEAELMWLFKVGVVRREVDGQGITDRFRLTPLGAQVLVRLKDTHSLAPLTLVDAWHNQFTRWLS from the coding sequence ATGGATTTTCAGCAACAGACGATCGAGCGGGCGGAGCGGGCGATTCGCCTGGGAGCCATCCTGCCTGCGGGGCTGGTGCCGATGGCAGAGCGCAGTGTCGCAGCGGCGGAGCTGGCGGGGCGCTCGGGGTTGCAACTGGGATACACGCGGCAGGCACTGTCGGCGGCGGCGGTTGAAGCGGAGTTGATGTGGCTCTTTAAGGTAGGGGTGGTGCGCCGCGAGGTGGACGGCCAGGGGATCACCGATCGCTTTCGACTGACGCCCCTGGGGGCACAGGTTCTGGTCCGACTCAAGGACACCCATTCCCTCGCGCCGCTCACCCTGGTGGACGCATGGCACAATCAGTTTACCCGCTGGCTTTCTTAG
- a CDS encoding metal-dependent hydrolase has translation MVSVASLKRSTALVFAALLLFIWAICPGAAQPQTQLVWYGQSAFKLVTPAGHVLFIDPWLLNPVNKNGKNDLAQVDKADLILISHGHFDHVGQAGEIARRTGAKLVTTLDLGNALARYGGFPKDQMSYQTLGNFGGVLSFFDGEVKVALVPAVHSSHVNGKDIGATGDDEYHWGGAPAGFVIVVKGGPTIYHTGDTDLFGDMRYVPQFGKIDLMLACIGDHFTMGPARAAEAVALVDPAKVVPMHYGTFVPLMTGTPEQFASELKQRKLDGKLLLLRVGVPMTF, from the coding sequence ATGGTTTCTGTCGCGTCTTTGAAACGCTCAACGGCTCTGGTCTTTGCGGCATTGCTTTTGTTTATCTGGGCTATTTGTCCCGGCGCTGCCCAGCCGCAGACCCAGCTTGTCTGGTACGGCCAGTCCGCCTTTAAGCTCGTCACCCCCGCCGGTCATGTGCTCTTTATCGACCCCTGGCTGCTCAACCCGGTCAACAAAAACGGCAAGAACGACCTCGCCCAGGTAGACAAAGCGGATTTGATCTTGATCAGCCACGGCCACTTCGATCACGTCGGCCAGGCGGGCGAGATTGCCAGGCGTACCGGGGCAAAGCTCGTCACCACCCTCGATCTGGGCAACGCCCTGGCCCGCTACGGCGGCTTTCCCAAAGATCAGATGAGCTACCAGACGCTCGGTAACTTTGGCGGGGTGCTCTCGTTTTTCGATGGCGAAGTCAAAGTGGCCCTCGTGCCCGCCGTGCATAGCTCCCACGTCAACGGCAAAGACATCGGAGCCACCGGCGACGACGAGTATCACTGGGGCGGTGCCCCCGCCGGGTTCGTCATCGTCGTCAAAGGCGGTCCCACGATCTATCACACCGGCGATACGGACCTGTTCGGCGACATGCGCTACGTCCCCCAGTTCGGCAAGATCGACCTGATGCTCGCCTGCATCGGCGATCACTTTACGATGGGACCGGCGCGGGCCGCCGAGGCCGTCGCCTTAGTCGATCCAGCAAAAGTCGTGCCGATGCACTACGGCACCTTCGTGCCGCTGATGACTGGCACACCGGAGCAATTCGCCAGTGAACTCAAGCAGCGCAAACTCGATGGCAAGTTGCTGCTGCTGCGCGTCGGTGTGCCGATGACGTTTTAG
- a CDS encoding PHP domain-containing protein — MLVGLHNHTCFSDGRYSPAALIAQAKALGYERLAMTDHNSVAGWQSLEALPDWVIPGIELSCFSDDGTEVHLLGLGVMPAGRLLAHTRYFQDEYNRLWQEGFLGATGDEKLATLAFDPTTREQAIDYLCQTVSTRQAVNAWAAAHGEAYLERLRPRIPHWREAIDWLRESKAEIGLAHPGRYPELPDLEPLIEAVDAIEVIHPDHPPTARRFWGQQARERGKACWGSHDFHGWSGTQQNGLLPPVELESDWLAAGSCVR; from the coding sequence ATGCTGGTCGGCCTGCACAACCACACCTGCTTCTCCGATGGGCGCTACAGTCCGGCGGCACTGATCGCCCAGGCAAAGGCGCTCGGTTACGAACGCCTCGCCATGACCGACCACAACTCGGTGGCGGGCTGGCAGAGCCTGGAGGCTCTTCCCGATTGGGTGATTCCTGGCATCGAACTCAGCTGCTTCAGCGACGACGGCACCGAGGTCCATCTGCTGGGTCTGGGGGTGATGCCGGCAGGCAGGCTCCTTGCGCACACCCGCTACTTTCAAGACGAATACAACCGCCTCTGGCAGGAAGGTTTTCTGGGGGCGACCGGCGACGAAAAGCTCGCCACCCTCGCCTTCGACCCGACTACCCGCGAGCAGGCGATCGATTATCTGTGCCAGACGGTGAGTACCCGCCAGGCCGTCAACGCCTGGGCCGCCGCCCACGGTGAGGCGTACCTGGAGCGGCTCAGGCCGCGCATTCCCCACTGGCGCGAGGCGATTGATTGGCTGCGCGAATCGAAAGCCGAAATCGGCCTCGCCCATCCGGGCCGCTACCCGGAACTGCCGGATCTGGAGCCGCTCATCGAGGCGGTCGATGCGATCGAAGTGATCCACCCCGACCATCCCCCCACCGCCCGGCGCTTCTGGGGGCAGCAGGCGCGGGAACGGGGCAAAGCCTGCTGGGGCAGCCACGACTTTCACGGCTGGTCCGGTACACAACAAAATGGCCTCCTCCCGCCCGTCGAGCTTGAATCGGACTGGCTGGCTGCCGGGTCGTGCGTCCGCTGA